One Pseudomonas brassicacearum genomic region harbors:
- a CDS encoding cytochrome-c peroxidase — MASHGLILAFGLLVGLNVAAHAEPLDEPLKPLPPAPTLDPKRVQLGLRLFNDPRLSVNNTLSCASCHRLDKGGADDKPLSLGFDGKPVEVNTPTVFNASLNFHQFWDGRVDTLEEQVHAVVTSPVEMGSTWEAVVKRIADDPGYAKDFKDAYPDGVTKPNVQGALADYERTLLTPNSRFDQYLLGNTDILTPREKFGYQRFKEYGCIACHQGVNIGGNMFQKFGVMGDYFQDRGNLTRADEGRFNITGDEADRQVFKVPSLRNVAVTAPYFHDASAPTLERAVEVMFRYQLGREPLKNDTALIVEFLKTLTGEWEGKPL; from the coding sequence ATGGCATCACATGGACTGATTCTGGCTTTCGGCCTGCTCGTGGGATTAAACGTGGCCGCTCATGCCGAGCCACTGGACGAACCCCTCAAACCGTTGCCTCCCGCTCCGACGCTGGATCCCAAGCGCGTCCAACTGGGCCTGCGGCTGTTCAATGACCCGCGCCTGTCGGTCAACAACACCCTGTCCTGCGCCAGTTGTCATCGCCTGGACAAGGGCGGTGCCGACGACAAGCCGCTTTCCCTGGGCTTTGACGGCAAACCGGTGGAGGTCAATACGCCGACCGTGTTCAACGCCAGCCTGAACTTCCATCAGTTCTGGGACGGTCGCGTCGACACCCTGGAAGAACAAGTACACGCTGTCGTGACCAGCCCCGTGGAAATGGGCAGCACCTGGGAAGCCGTGGTCAAGCGCATCGCCGACGACCCCGGCTATGCCAAGGATTTCAAGGACGCCTACCCCGACGGGGTGACCAAGCCCAATGTCCAAGGCGCCCTGGCCGATTACGAGCGCACCCTGCTGACCCCCAACTCGCGCTTCGACCAATACCTGCTGGGCAATACCGACATCCTGACACCCCGGGAAAAGTTCGGTTACCAGCGCTTCAAGGAATATGGCTGCATCGCTTGCCATCAGGGTGTGAACATCGGCGGCAATATGTTCCAGAAGTTTGGCGTCATGGGCGACTATTTCCAGGACCGGGGCAACCTTACCCGCGCTGATGAAGGTCGCTTCAACATCACCGGCGATGAAGCGGACCGTCAGGTGTTCAAGGTGCCCAGCCTGCGCAACGTGGCCGTCACCGCGCCGTATTTCCATGATGCCTCCGCGCCGACCCTGGAGCGTGCGGTGGAGGTCATGTTCAGGTACCAGTTGGGCCGTGAGCCGCTCAAGAACGATACGGCACTGATCGTCGAATTCCTCAAGACCCTCACCGGTGAATGGGAGGGCAAGCCACTATGA